One Pseudalkalibacillus hwajinpoensis genomic window carries:
- a CDS encoding ArsR/SmtB family transcription factor — MENEEHRDSTTIEDDLDEETLFIVSQTFKALSDPTRIRILHLLSRKECSVNEIAEELSLLQSTVSHQLRFLKNLRLVKSRRAGASIYYSPEDQHVLSLLKQSIDHALHD, encoded by the coding sequence ATGGAAAACGAGGAACACCGCGACAGTACTACCATAGAAGACGACCTTGATGAAGAAACGTTATTTATTGTTTCTCAGACATTCAAAGCTTTATCCGATCCTACACGAATTCGGATTCTTCATTTATTATCTCGAAAAGAATGCTCAGTAAACGAAATAGCTGAAGAATTATCACTATTACAATCAACGGTTTCGCATCAATTGCGATTCTTAAAAAACCTTCGTCTGGTCAAATCCCGAAGAGCTGGAGCATCAATTTATTATTCCCCTGAAGATCAACATGTTCTTTCTTTACTAAAACAATCCATTGATCATGCGTTACATGATTAA
- a CDS encoding ZIP family metal transporter: MENIVLLSVMAFLTGCIGMSIGGLAGKGIYHLYQHKVEELYAMCGGMLIGVILLELLPESLATYGNIPITLGALLGVLVLVGMENVLAIYSEADGPHFWSSIILLVVAIAIHNIPAGISLGTTFSTNDLGLTLLATLFVHHIPEGMVLLYTLIFEEVSFIFFLLITFILSLVLSVSTYLGIHLDSTEKWNGLLLGTAVGSFSFVALYEILWKVKGRLTTRDFLFYILVGFVIIMGYLRLFGLR, from the coding sequence ATGGAGAACATAGTACTACTCTCCGTGATGGCATTTCTGACTGGATGCATAGGGATGTCTATCGGTGGTCTAGCTGGCAAGGGAATTTATCATCTTTATCAACATAAGGTGGAAGAACTTTACGCCATGTGTGGTGGTATGTTAATTGGGGTAATCCTTTTAGAATTATTACCTGAAAGTTTAGCCACTTACGGTAATATCCCGATCACGCTTGGTGCGCTTTTGGGAGTTCTTGTACTCGTAGGCATGGAGAATGTCTTGGCAATCTATTCAGAAGCTGATGGGCCGCATTTCTGGAGTTCTATTATCCTCCTAGTTGTTGCCATAGCAATTCATAATATTCCAGCAGGGATTTCATTAGGGACCACCTTCAGTACAAATGACCTTGGTTTAACACTACTCGCGACTCTGTTCGTCCATCATATCCCAGAGGGTATGGTTCTTTTGTACACGTTAATATTTGAGGAAGTAAGCTTTATATTCTTTCTATTAATCACATTCATTCTTTCTCTGGTTCTTTCTGTTTCTACATACTTAGGCATTCATTTGGATTCAACTGAGAAATGGAATGGGTTGCTTCTTGGAACGGCTGTTGGTTCATTTAGTTTTGTAGCATTGTATGAAATATTATGGAAAGTAAAAGGAAGACTCACTACGCGAGATTTTCTCTTTTATATCCTAGTAGGTTTTGTAATTATTATGGGATACTTACGTTTGTTTGGGTTACGTTGA